Proteins co-encoded in one Osmerus mordax isolate fOsmMor3 chromosome 11, fOsmMor3.pri, whole genome shotgun sequence genomic window:
- the vwa7 gene encoding von Willebrand factor A domain-containing protein 7 encodes MSQNCGESGLKLIRVHILVYLLALPFCESFLPNFWSRVLTLSWKSNTHQEMTEQAILNITLETLSSINTHKHAHTQNQMKSDLGRGFWRAVGEVVKSNAAMDFLSSTRSNPVYHFDSERIEDAIQMLQLLQSQTVLSVQAKDYQGARHSLGQLFHSLQDFYSHSNWVEMGQRSVYLHLLNPDEPALPVATEDTPTCMECFSATCRDNLLQAQQHPLMLTTGYFSSDPPKPQGKCSHGGILDSSRHQGAKGGINKDSTSPLFSPHHYLHAQAARLATTATINVLRDLRDNAGPSSFLRLFSVKQPPALVFVMDTTGSMFEEISAARRRALSIIQARADSLEQRGTFLLVPFHDPDVGPVLETEDPDQFMLYMEDLMALGGGDEPEMCLTAIQLALTHSPALSEIFVFTDASPKDAHLYSAVKALTLEKQCKVTFLLTEDPSLEMVSRGRRETLSPNRFSLYTSLSSVSGGLTIFTSNSDIYRVSTIVEDKTSADKVTLVHAESDSASVSIHSFRVDSAVKSVTLHITGDLTEYTLTSPTGRSQSLLQQQSPLAELQQSRGLYRISLLSPVEPGQWQMTYRAEGHTTFTAIGDSSVDFLYYFAVEANETHPGLARVEGNPVAGVPMFLVLVVTGILPNEEVFFSHVTLLGANGESLQSISLNSSSAFAEELVGRMDSVPREPFCVRLSGRDGNGNELQRISTEMIQPTHVQIQVLSAPRLVPGHTTSVDFNVLNHGPARLFSLTADDDHGYLSQRGPQLFPVGEMGSIRDKVNIHIPGEAEAGAAVTLTLTVEALDSADSNYAVLHMIVVPLDLDTSPPSCSPTPVKQTCPSQCTGSSWSVSLAVTDKGRSGLSSLQLSLGQGTLTLLHGPAALGDGSEEDQPSLSKDQETGEQGGQKQGRPKLEQGDPAMNVSEWVGRSGHLPLWVTYSSSCCSPQAELLVWDWAGNMRRCHLTSSLQRGFDERSKETNGSGNTTTGNVLLLLSTLFTIIL; translated from the exons ATGTCACAAAACTGTGGGGAAAGTGGATTGAAGTTGATTAGGGTGCACATTCTGGTGTACCTGCTGGCTCTACCATTCTGCGAGTCTTTCCTCCCAAACTTCTGGTCCCGTGTGTTAACCCTTTCCTGGAAGTCCAACACACATCAGGAGATGACTGAGCAGGCCATCCTCAACATCACCCTAGAGACGTTGAGCAGCATCAACACACATAAGCATGCccatacacagaaccaaatgaAG TCTGACCTGGGTCGGGGGTTCTGGCGAGCTGTGGGGGAGGTGGTCAAGTCAAATGCAGCCATGGACTTCCTGAGCTCCACTCGCTCCAATCCGGTGTACCACTTCGACTCTGAGCGTATTGAGGACGCCATACAGATGCTGCAGTTGCTTCAGTCCCAGACTGTATTATCTGTGCAGGCTAAAGATTACCAGGGGGCCCGTCACAGTCTGGGCCAGCTCTTCCACTCTCTGCAG GACTTCTACAGTCACAgcaactgggtggagatgggcCAGCGTTCTGTCTACCTCCACCTTCTCAACCCAGACGAGCCTGCCCTTCCTGTAGCCACAG AGGACACTCCTACCTGTATGGAGTGTTTCAGTGCCACCTGCAGAGACAACCTCCTACAGGCTCAGCAGCACCCCCTGATGCTCACTACTGGCTACTTCAGCAGTGATCCTCCCAAACCTCAAG GAAAGTGCAGTCATGGTGGGATCCTGGACAGCAGTCGCCATCAGGGCGCTAAGGGGGGCATCAACAAGGACAgtacctctcccctcttctccccacaCCACTACCTCCATGCCCAGGCAGCCAGACTCGCAACCACGGCAACCATCAATGTGTTGAGAGACCTTCGAGACAATGCTGGCCCCTCAAGCTTCCTCCG GCTCTTCAGTGTGAAGCAGCCACCAGCATTGGTGTTCGTCATGGATACGACAGGCAGTATGTTTGAGGAGATCTCCGCTGCCCGCCGGCGTGCCCTCTCCATCATCCAGGCTCGTGCCGACAGCCTTGAGCAGCGTGGCACCTTCCTGCTGGTGCCCTTCCATGACCCAG ATGTTGGACCAGTGTTAGAGACAGAGGACCCAGACCAGTTTATGCTCTACATGGAGGATCTGATggctctgggaggaggagacgaaCCAGAGATGTGCCTCACTGCCATCCAG CTGGCCCTCACTCATAGCCCTGCCCTATCCGAGATATTTGTTTTCACTGATGCCTCCCCTAAAGATGCCCATCTGTACAGTGCAGTGAAGGCCCTCACACTAGAGAAACAATGTAAG GTGACCTTCCTCCTCACCGAAGACCCCAGTCTGGAGATGGTGAgccgagggaggagagagactctctccccaaaccgcttctccctctacacctccctgTCGTCTGTGTCCGGAGGCCTCACTATCTTCACCTCCAACTCAGACATCTACAGAGTCTCTACCATAGTAGAGGACAAAACCTCTGCTGACAAG GTCACTCTGGTACATGCAGAGAGTGACAGTGCTTCTGTGTCCATCCACTCCTTCAGAGTGGACAGTGCAGTGAAGAGTGTGACCCTGCATATCACTGGAGACCTCACCGAATATACCCTGACCAGTCCAACAG GCCGTAGCCAGTCTCTGTTACAACAGCAGAGTCCCTTGGCAGAGCTGCAGCAGTCCAGGGGTCTTTATCGGATCAGTTTGCTGTCCCCTGTGGAGCCAGGCCAGTGGCAGATGACCTACAGGGCAGAGGGACACACCACTTTCACAGCCATAG GTGACAGCAGTGTAGACTTTCTGTATTACTTTGCTGTGGAAGCCAATGAAACACATCCAGGCCTGGCCAGGGTAGAGGGGAATCCAGTTGCAG GTGTTCCAATGTTTCTAGTCCTGGTTGTAACCGGCATTTTGCCCAATGAGGAGGTGTTTTTCAGTCACGTGACTCTTCTTGGAGCCAATGGGGAGAGCCTGCAATCAATCTCACTTAACTCCTCCTCTGCATTTGCGGAGGAGCTTGTAGGCAGAATGGACTCAGTTCCCAGAGAGCCCTTCTGTGTAAGACTGTCAGGTAGAGACGGGAATGGGAACGAACTACAGAGGATCTCTACAGAGATGATACAGCCAACTCATGTTCAGATACAG GTGCTGTCAGCCCCACGCCTGGTCCCTGGTCACACCACGTCAGTAGATTTTAATGTCCTGAACCATGGGCCCGCCCGCCTATTTTCTCTGACTGCGGACGACGACCATGGATACCTCTCCCAGAGAGGACCTCAGTT GTTCCCAGTGGGAGAAATGGGGTCTATTAGAGACAAAGTGAACATCCACATtccaggagaagcagaggcAGGAGCGGCAGTCACACTGACCCTTACAGTGGAAGCTTTGGACTCTGCAGACTCCAACTATGCAGTTCTCCACATGATTGTTGTCCCCCTG GACTTGGACACGTCCCCCCCATCCTGCTCCCCTACACCTGTGAAGCAAACATGTCCATCTCAGTGTACAGGCTCTAGCTGGAGTGTTAGTCTTGCTGTCACAGACAAAGGGCGCTCAGGCCTTTCTTCTCTCCAGCTCAGCCTGGGCCAGGGCACCCTCACCCTGCTGCATGGCCCCGCAGCTCTGGGAGATGGGTCTGAGGAGGACCAGCCCAGTCTCAGCAAGGATCAGGAGactggggagcagggaggtcAAAAACAGGGAAGGCCCAAGTTGGAACAAGGTGACCCGGCCATGAACGTGTCAGAGTGGGTCGGAAGGTCAGGCCACCTGCCCTTGTGGGTGACATACAGCTCCAGCTGCTGCTCCCCACAGGCTGAGCTTCTGGTGTGGGACTGGGCCGGAAATATGAGACGCTGCCATCTGACCTCCAGCCTGCAGAGGGGGTTTGACGAGAGAAGCAAGGAAACAAACGGAAgtggaaacacaacaacaggcaaTGTTTTGTTGCTTTTGAGTACTCTTTTCACGATTATTTTGTAG
- the LOC136951820 gene encoding major histocompatibility complex class I-related gene protein-like, whose amino-acid sequence MIHFFFIVFITFSNAEPHSVHRHCIASQGVSYHKHIQFVMLDDHIIYYYNSSSDLGTPMPEWLNHSEGSEFWKKLTRNLKYNRHVMEKAVQLTSERFNHSHDHLYQAQGHCGWNSDGTRVALMSHAYDGKDFISFDVQTKQWTAVVPEARFYKTSREQNSEDLDRITNHYESECILWLKKLLQFGSKLLKSKAPDVSLFERSSSSEVEVTCHVTGFYPREVQVEWLDEEGHPLVQGVRRGEVLPNEDATYQLRTSLAVPLGSKHSLSYSCLVVHSSVQGNITRIWEPKHSRIWNTWSISISICLLLCSGLVAVGVIFVRNGHCLLVRN is encoded by the exons ATGATACACTTCTTTTTTATCGTTTTTATTACTTTTTCGAACGCAG AACCTCATTCTGTTCATCGCCATTGTATTGCCTCCCAGGGAGTTTCATATCACAAACACATCCAGTTTGTAATGTTGGATGATCACATAATTTATTACTACAACAGTTCCTCTGACCTTGGTACCCCAATGCCAGAATGGCTGAACCATTCTGAAGGCAGTGAGTTCTGGAAGAAACTTACTCGGAACCTGAAATACAATCGACATGTAATGGAAAAAGCAGTCCAGCTAACAAGTGAACGTTTCAACCATTCACATG ATCATTTGTATCAAGCTCAGGGTCACTGTGGTTGGAATTCAGACGGAACCAGGGTGGCACTCATGAGCCACGCTTATGATGGCAAAGATTTTATCAGTTTTGATGTGCAGACTAAACAATGGACAGCTGTAGTTCCTGAAGCTCGCTTTTACAAAACATCAAGGGAGCAAAATTCTGAAGATCTTGATCGAATTACCAACCATTACGAATCTGAATGCATCCTTTGGCTCAAGAAACTGTTACAGTTCGGTTCTAAATTGCTGAAATCAAAAG CTCCTGATGTCAGCCTGTTTGAAAGATCTAGCAGCTCTGAAGTGGAGGTCACATGTCATGTGACAGGGTTCTACCCCAGGGAGGTGCAGGTGGAGTGGCTGGATGAGGAGGGGCACCCCCTGgtgcagggggtgaggagaggagaggtgttgCCCAATGAAGACGCTACCTACCAACTGAGGACCAGTCTGGCTGTCCCACTGGGATCCAAGCACTCCCTGAGCTACAGCTGTCTGGTGGTCCACAGCAGTGTCCAGGGGAACATCACCAGGATCTGGG AACCCAAGCACTCAAGAATTTGGAATACTTGGAGCATCTCGATCTCCATCTGTTTGCTGCTCTGTTCTGGGTTGGTGGCTGTAGGCGTCATTTTTGTACGGAATGGGCATTGTTTACTTGTCCGTAATTAA
- the LOC136951443 gene encoding sodium- and chloride-dependent GABA transporter 2-like — MPLFLLETAMGQYTQQGGITCWKRLCPLAEGIGYAGQLILLYSCMCYIIILAWALLYLLFSFSSQLPWASCTNYWNTDDCVDLRNMSLNWTHQANSTSAATEFWERRVLAISGGIEEVGSIRWDVTLCLVIMWVVCYFCVWKGVKSTGKVVYFTATFPYVMLLILLVRGLTLPGALQGVVFYLYPEPSRLSDPQVWMEAASQVFFSYSVGVGSLTVLGSFNSYNNNCYKDCLWLCLLNSCTSIVAGFAVFSVLGFMAHEQGAPIEKVAESGPGLAFIAYPQAIAMMPLPQLWAVCFFIMIILLGVDTQFVAMEVVMTSVTDVFPKILRRVGRRELFLLLFCLTCFLLQLIMVTEGGMYVFQLFDYYACNGTCLLFLSVFESLALGWLFGAEQMCDIIKNMTGVRPNIIFKFCWLYLTPLVSLVSFICSLVEYQPLTFNRWYVYPAWVYVTGWLLALSSILIVPGWALFRLGTGPGSLRERFFHLCQPDHDLPVTWKKKAGLEKMTLGAEKGIFIGSTDI, encoded by the exons ATGCCCTTGTTCCTGCTGGAGACAGCCATGGGCCAGTATACCCAGCAGGGGGGAATTACCTGCTGGAAGAGGCTATGCCCACTGGCAGAGG GTATTGGCTATGCTGGCCAGCTGATTCTCTTGTATAGCTGTATGTGCTATATTATCATCCTGGCCTGGGCTCTTCTGTACCTGCTCTTCTCCTTCAGTTCTCAGCTCCCCTGGGCCAGCTGTACTAATTACTGGAACACTG ATGACTGTGTGGATTTACGAAATATGTCCCTCAACTGGACGCATCAGGCCAACTCAACCTCTGCAGCCACAGAATTCTGGGA ACGGCGTGTGCTGGCTATCTCTGGGGGGATAGAAGAGGTGGGCAGTATCCGGTGGGATGTGACGCTGTGCCTTGTCATTATGTGGGTTGTCTGCTACTTCTGTGTCTGGAAAGGGGTCAAGTCTAcaggcaag gtggTGTATTTCACAGCAACCTTCCCCTATGTGATGCTGTTGATCTTGCTGGTTCGTGGACTCACTCTGCCTGGTGCTCTACAGGGGGTTGTTTTCTACCTCTACCCCGAGCCCTCCCGGCTATCCGACCCTCAG GTGTGGATGGAGGCTGCTTCACAGGTCTTCTTCTCCTACAGTGTTGGGGTGGGCTCCTTAACTGTACTGGGCAGCTTCAACTCTTACAACAACAACTGCTACAA AGACTGCCTGTGGCTTTGCTTGCTGAACAGTTGTACAAGTATTGTGGCTGGCTTCGCGGTCTTCTCTGTATTGGGCTTCATGGCTCATGAACAGGGTGCCCCTATTGAAAAAGTGGCAGAATCCG GGCCTGGCCTGGCATTTATAGCATATCCTCAGGCTATAGCCATGATGCCCCTGCCACAGCTATGGGCAGTCTGCTTTTTTATCATGATCATACTTCTTGGTGTGGATACACAG tTTGTTGCCATGGAGGTAGTGATGACGTCAGTCACAGACGTGTTTCCCAAGATTTTGCGCAGGGTTGGACGCAGggagctcttcctcctcctcttctgcctcaCCTGCTTCTTATTACAACTCATCATGgtcacagag GGGGGGATGTACGTGTTCCAGCTGTTTGACTACTACGCCTGTAATGGAACATGcctgctctttctttctgtgtttgAGTCTCTAGCTTTGGGATGGCTATTTG GGGCAGAACAGATGTGTGATATTATCAAAAACATGACAGGAGTGAGACCTAACATCATCTTCAAGTTCTGCTGGCTCTATCTCACCCCACTGGTCTCACTA GTGTCATTCATCTGCTCTTTGGTGGAGTACCAGCCCCTGACCTTCAACCGCTGGTATGTGTACCCAGCCTGGGTAtatgtgactggctggctgctagccctctcctccatcctgatAGTGCCTGGGTGGGCTCTGTTCCGGCTTGGGACTGGCCCTGGGTCCCTCCGAGAG CGTTTCTTTCACCTGTGTCAACCTGACCATGATCTCCCAGTGACCTGGAAGAAGAAGGCTGGGCTCGAGAAAATGACTCTCGGAGCTGAGAAGGGCATCTTTATTGGGAGCACGGACATCTGA